The genomic segment CTGTTTCGCCCAACCATTTAACATAGATCTTAGTAAGATGATATTTTATCTCGATCAATCCTTCCTCCTCGAGGATAGGCAACCATTGTTCAAGCACTGAGATAGGTAACCCTGACTCCTGAGACAACTGAACTAAAGAGAGTTCGCGTTTTTGTTTAAGGATGTTAATCAGTTTATCGATATCTGTGGATATTACGGATTTACCCATTCATCCACCTTTTCAAGCATTCTTTTCTTCAGAAGTTATCTGTTCTATCTCGACACCGTACCTACCGGAAAGTTTGCATCTGGCCCTGCGATACGCCTCAAGAACGTGGTTGACATTCTTTGAATACGTTCTGACAACGAACAACGTCTGCCCCTTCTTAAGCCTTGCCGCACGGTCGGTAGGCCTACCGAAAGCCTTCTTCATACCAGAGGAAAGTCTATCTGCGCCTGCGCCTGTGAGCATCCGATGTTCCCGTAGTATGATATGCGGATAAGGCAGTATCTTGAACTTATAGTTATCCTTTGCCACACGTTGCATGTACTTATGCACAGCCAACCGGGCACTTTCCAAAGCACCGTCCCTGAGTTGGATCGGAACCTTGCTCACAAGTTTAACTACTACATCATAATCATCTCTATCAACACCCATGTCCATATGATACAGGTTAGTATGCGGCCGCGCTTTCACATACGATTTTCTAGGCTTTTTCTTAGACCATCTGGTCCAGGCAGGTTTATCAACGTCTCTGCATGTTCTGGCAGGTCTCAAACTCGCCATACAAAACACCTCTCCTTCCTGATTATCTTAGAGTTTTATATAACAGAACTCTTTTAAATTGTTTCTGTCAACCGCAATACATTCGATACATTACACGACGGATCCGTCAGACCAGATGTTATTACCTTTTTCTTTTACTTCTCGAACGTTTTGTCCTTTTGCTCTCAGTCTTCTTCGCTGTCTCCCCA from the Candidatus Micrarchaeota archaeon genome contains:
- a CDS encoding 50S ribosomal protein L16 gives rise to the protein MASLRPARTCRDVDKPAWTRWSKKKPRKSYVKARPHTNLYHMDMGVDRDDYDVVVKLVSKVPIQLRDGALESARLAVHKYMQRVAKDNYKFKILPYPHIILREHRMLTGAGADRLSSGMKKAFGRPTDRAARLKKGQTLFVVRTYSKNVNHVLEAYRRARCKLSGRYGVEIEQITSEEKNA